A section of the Streptomyces xinghaiensis S187 genome encodes:
- the fbaA gene encoding class II fructose-bisphosphate aldolase, whose amino-acid sequence MPIATPEVYNEMLDRAKAGKFAYPAINVTSSQTLHAALRGFAEAESDGIVQISTGGAEFLGGQYSKDMVTGAVALAEFAHIVAEKYPVNIALHTDHCPKGKLDGYVRPLLKVSQERVAAGRNPLFQSHMWDGSAEILDDNLAIARELLAEAVKAKIILEVEITPTGGEEDGVSHEINDELYTTVSDVERTADALGFGENGRYLLAASFGNVHGVYKPGNVVLRPDLLRQLQDGVAAKAGKADPFDFVFHGGSGSTEQEILTALENGVVKMNLDTDTQYAFTRPVADHMFRNYDGVLKVDGEVGDKKTYDPRSWGKKAEEGMAQRVAQACSNLRSTGTKLK is encoded by the coding sequence ATGCCTATCGCAACCCCCGAGGTCTACAACGAGATGCTCGACCGGGCGAAGGCCGGCAAGTTCGCCTACCCCGCCATCAACGTGACCTCGTCCCAGACCCTGCACGCGGCGCTCCGTGGTTTCGCCGAGGCCGAGAGCGACGGCATCGTCCAGATCTCCACCGGCGGTGCCGAGTTCCTCGGGGGCCAGTACAGCAAGGACATGGTCACCGGCGCGGTCGCGCTGGCCGAGTTCGCGCACATCGTCGCCGAGAAGTACCCGGTCAACATCGCCCTCCACACCGACCACTGCCCCAAGGGCAAGCTCGACGGCTATGTACGGCCGCTGCTCAAGGTTTCTCAGGAGCGCGTCGCCGCCGGGCGCAACCCGCTCTTCCAGTCCCACATGTGGGACGGCTCCGCCGAGATCCTGGACGACAACCTCGCCATCGCGCGCGAGCTGCTCGCCGAGGCTGTCAAGGCCAAGATCATCCTTGAGGTCGAGATCACCCCGACCGGTGGCGAGGAGGACGGCGTCTCGCACGAGATCAACGACGAGCTCTACACCACCGTCTCCGACGTGGAGCGGACCGCCGACGCGCTCGGCTTCGGCGAGAACGGCCGCTACCTGCTGGCCGCCTCCTTCGGTAACGTGCACGGGGTCTACAAGCCGGGCAACGTCGTCCTCCGCCCCGACCTGCTGCGCCAGCTCCAGGACGGCGTGGCCGCGAAGGCCGGCAAGGCCGACCCGTTCGACTTCGTCTTCCACGGCGGCTCCGGCTCCACCGAGCAGGAGATCCTGACCGCGCTGGAGAACGGCGTCGTCAAGATGAACCTCGACACCGACACCCAGTACGCCTTCACCCGCCCGGTCGCGGACCACATGTTCCGCAACTACGACGGTGTGCTGAAGGTCGACGGCGAGGTCGGCGACAAGAAGACCTACGACCCGCGCAGCTGGGGCAAGAAGGCCGAGGAGGGCATGGCGCAGCGCGTCGCACAGGCCTGCTCGAACCTCCGCTCCACCGGCACCAAGCTGAAGTAA
- a CDS encoding SRPBCC domain-containing protein — MEHEVFVPFPPGTVRQALADPERVARCVPGFQWDAGSGPGTLAGRLRLRAGGSTITYHGTLRVTERDGGELAVEAEGSEARGDGSAGVTLVLRLNAADGGTSLVCDGSVRSRGRLAEVDGKAAASAGRRLLDRFAAALASDLEETPVRPAPPSAPAVSGENGDGGTGRGEPGGDGGGQAPGGRRSGEQGRKDAHGSGGNGTAPDGPEAGGDGPDGLDGPGGSGGAEDEAGAAGGGEAGGLGRADDNDPVIPGIPSPEPGPDAAGAPAAKPGTGDKPGAGRAGGEGEEPRPGTAEAASAAAEAGGGTAPEAASVFETDVPPSSLDPLADDLAEPDGDTPPAEAAHARRTMIGRSAEEVDHAPPRGRYAPVPAPQPASAGETLRWAAPVAAAVVATAVILNRVLRRRR; from the coding sequence ATGGAGCATGAGGTGTTCGTTCCGTTTCCACCCGGGACCGTGCGGCAGGCGCTCGCGGACCCGGAGCGCGTCGCCCGCTGCGTCCCCGGTTTCCAGTGGGACGCCGGCTCGGGTCCCGGCACGCTGGCGGGCCGGCTGCGGCTCCGCGCCGGCGGCTCGACCATCACGTACCACGGCACGCTCCGTGTCACCGAGCGGGACGGCGGGGAGCTGGCCGTCGAGGCGGAGGGATCGGAGGCGCGCGGCGACGGCTCCGCCGGAGTCACGCTCGTCCTGCGGCTCAACGCCGCCGACGGCGGTACGTCCCTGGTCTGCGACGGGAGCGTACGGAGCCGGGGGCGGCTCGCCGAGGTGGACGGCAAGGCGGCGGCGTCCGCCGGACGGCGCCTGCTCGACCGGTTCGCCGCGGCGCTCGCCTCCGACCTGGAGGAGACCCCGGTCCGCCCGGCGCCCCCCTCGGCCCCCGCGGTTTCCGGCGAGAACGGCGACGGCGGGACCGGGCGCGGCGAGCCCGGTGGTGACGGCGGTGGGCAGGCCCCGGGCGGCAGGCGGTCCGGGGAACAGGGCCGGAAGGACGCGCACGGCAGCGGCGGCAACGGTACGGCCCCGGACGGCCCGGAAGCCGGCGGCGACGGCCCGGACGGCTTGGACGGTCCGGGTGGCTCCGGCGGCGCGGAGGACGAGGCGGGAGCGGCCGGCGGCGGGGAGGCCGGCGGCCTCGGCCGGGCCGACGACAACGACCCCGTCATCCCCGGCATCCCCTCGCCCGAGCCGGGCCCCGACGCTGCCGGCGCGCCGGCAGCGAAGCCCGGGACCGGCGACAAGCCGGGAGCCGGGCGGGCCGGCGGCGAGGGCGAGGAGCCCCGGCCCGGGACGGCCGAGGCCGCGAGCGCCGCCGCCGAGGCGGGCGGCGGCACCGCCCCCGAGGCGGCGTCCGTCTTCGAGACCGACGTCCCGCCCTCCTCCCTCGACCCGCTCGCTGACGACCTCGCGGAACCGGACGGCGACACACCGCCCGCCGAAGCGGCCCACGCCCGCCGCACCATGATCGGCCGCAGCGCCGAGGAGGTGGACCACGCGCCGCCCCGGGGCCGCTACGCCCCCGTACCGGCGCCCCAGCCCGCCTCGGCCGGTGAGACCCTGCGCTGGGCGGCCCCGGTGGCCGCCGCCGTGGTCGCCACGGCGGTGATCCTCAACCGCGTCCTCCGCCGCAGGCGCTGA
- a CDS encoding polyamine aminopropyltransferase: MIDSPEPRLLSRAVAPDEPETPVRLPVPAGLGRLLVLAAVFVCAACGLVYELELVALASYLFGDSVTQASVVLSVMVSAMGAGSLLAKRLRCRAAVAFGLVEAVLALVGGCSAIALYASFVWFGGSHAVLVGFSLVIGVLIGAEVPLLMTLIQRVRRQDAGGAVADLFAADYIGALAGGLAFPFLLLPLLGQLSGALLTGAVNALAGGALVLWLFGRDLTARGRWILITANGAVLAVLAAGTFLVPSFERAARQAVYGEDVRVAIRTDYQEVVLTGGPGGAGGGAPLSLFLDGRLRFSGRDACRYHEALVHPAMAGPRARVLVLGGGDGLALREVLRYPDVRSVTVLAPDPGLLRLGRSDPGLSRLNGRSLADPRVTTVTGDVFGRLRTDAAAAGPFDVIVSDLPDPGITASAKLYSQEFYGLAERALAPGGRLAVHAGAPDTHPRSYWTVDASLRAAGLRTSPYAVGGRRSAYAAGPDRSATAEHPPRTWGFVLAAREPERPRLAPDAPVPLTLTPGTLRSAERTAEELRVPGARASTLTHPRH, encoded by the coding sequence ATGATCGATTCGCCTGAGCCACGGCTCCTGTCCCGCGCGGTCGCGCCGGACGAGCCGGAGACCCCGGTGCGCCTGCCCGTACCGGCCGGGCTGGGACGGCTTCTGGTGCTGGCCGCGGTCTTCGTCTGCGCCGCCTGCGGACTGGTGTACGAACTCGAACTGGTGGCGCTGGCCTCGTATCTCTTCGGTGACTCCGTCACCCAGGCGTCCGTCGTGCTGTCCGTGATGGTCTCCGCCATGGGCGCCGGCTCGCTGCTCGCCAAGCGGCTGCGGTGCCGGGCCGCGGTGGCCTTCGGGCTGGTGGAGGCGGTGCTCGCGCTGGTCGGCGGCTGCTCGGCCATCGCGCTGTACGCCTCCTTCGTCTGGTTCGGCGGCTCCCATGCCGTGCTGGTCGGCTTCTCGCTCGTCATCGGGGTGCTGATCGGCGCCGAGGTGCCCCTGCTGATGACCCTCATCCAGCGCGTCCGGCGGCAGGACGCGGGCGGGGCCGTCGCGGACCTCTTCGCCGCCGACTACATCGGCGCGCTGGCCGGCGGGCTCGCCTTCCCCTTCCTGCTGCTGCCGCTGCTGGGCCAGTTGAGCGGTGCCCTGCTGACCGGGGCGGTGAACGCCCTGGCCGGCGGGGCGCTGGTGCTGTGGCTGTTCGGCCGCGATCTGACCGCCCGGGGCCGGTGGATCCTGATCACGGCGAACGGCGCGGTGCTCGCGGTCCTGGCCGCCGGAACGTTCCTGGTGCCCTCCTTCGAACGGGCCGCGCGGCAGGCCGTCTACGGGGAGGACGTACGGGTCGCCATACGAACGGACTACCAGGAGGTGGTCCTCACGGGGGGTCCCGGCGGGGCCGGCGGTGGTGCACCGCTCTCCCTCTTCCTCGACGGCCGGCTGAGATTCAGCGGACGCGACGCCTGCCGCTACCACGAGGCCCTGGTCCACCCGGCCATGGCCGGCCCCCGCGCCCGTGTGCTCGTGCTGGGCGGCGGGGACGGCCTCGCCCTGCGCGAGGTGCTGCGGTACCCGGACGTCCGTTCGGTCACCGTGCTCGCGCCCGACCCCGGGCTGCTGCGGCTGGGGCGCAGCGATCCCGGGCTCTCCCGGCTCAACGGGCGCTCCCTCGCCGACCCGCGGGTGACGACGGTCACCGGGGACGTCTTCGGCCGGCTGCGGACGGACGCGGCGGCCGCGGGCCCGTTCGACGTGATCGTCTCGGATCTGCCCGACCCCGGCATCACGGCCAGCGCCAAGCTGTACTCCCAGGAGTTCTACGGGCTCGCGGAGCGCGCCCTGGCGCCGGGCGGACGGCTGGCCGTGCACGCGGGCGCCCCGGACACCCACCCCCGGAGCTACTGGACGGTCGACGCGAGCCTGCGGGCGGCCGGGCTGCGCACGTCGCCCTACGCGGTCGGCGGCCGGCGGTCGGCCTACGCCGCCGGCCCGGACCGCTCGGCGACGGCCGAACACCCGCCCCGCACCTGGGGTTTCGTCCTCGCCGCCCGTGAGCCTGAGCGCCCGCGCCTGGCGCCCGACGCGCCCGTACCGCTCACGCTGACCCCCGGCACGCTGCGCTCCGCGGAGCGCACGGCCGAGGAGCTGCGGGTCCCCGGGGCCCGGGCGTCCACGCTGACCCACCCCCGGCACTGA
- a CDS encoding histidine kinase, with amino-acid sequence MNETTPTPAWTESRIARTVWDNLREDLLQDIWKFRPLPPASEARLRRRPRLRWLGGRWPTHAFTGFMAVFLLLLDVAAAPWSRPGFLVLILGLAQTVPLVLALFRPLGAWWVSLGVFLFMTVTSAWQGPGVLALLGVMVVVALRSRPRVALEMWAIGVLSVTLAAFVFHPGNAYVVFPVAIFSGCVLGTVVAMRGWWLARNRVEEQETLVADVRGKHTALEERARIARELHDVVAHHMSVIAIQAEAAPYRVDDAPEELTRSFGTIRESAVEALSELRRVLGVLRFEEAGSLGVPDAPQPDLSRLDELVQGVREVGLDVEIARTGAERPLPQGVELSAYRIVQEALSNALRHAPGSRVRVEVAYVLTGLGLRIVNTAPTGPVSPSPGMGHGVTGMRERAVMLGGELTAEPTAEGGYEVAAFLPAGPVEDEEREAPAGRRGAGARETRPGQVREREPEPRRPDGPVGLTKTGAAGPARGRTSAARADTAGRPENAGPGDRAESGESPEDRPERSESPESPAGADRGTGRSEERS; translated from the coding sequence ATGAACGAGACGACGCCGACGCCGGCCTGGACCGAGTCACGGATAGCCCGGACGGTCTGGGACAACCTGCGGGAGGACCTCCTCCAGGACATCTGGAAGTTCCGGCCCCTCCCCCCGGCCAGTGAGGCGCGGCTGCGGCGGCGCCCGCGGCTGAGGTGGCTGGGCGGCCGCTGGCCGACGCACGCGTTCACCGGGTTCATGGCGGTCTTCCTGCTGCTGCTGGATGTGGCGGCGGCGCCCTGGAGCCGGCCCGGATTCCTGGTGCTGATCCTCGGGCTGGCGCAGACCGTGCCGCTGGTGCTCGCTCTGTTCCGGCCGCTGGGCGCCTGGTGGGTGTCGCTCGGTGTCTTCCTCTTCATGACGGTGACGTCCGCCTGGCAGGGGCCGGGGGTCCTGGCGCTTCTGGGCGTGATGGTCGTGGTCGCGCTGCGGTCCCGGCCCCGGGTGGCCCTGGAGATGTGGGCCATCGGCGTGCTGTCCGTGACCTTGGCCGCCTTCGTGTTCCACCCCGGAAACGCCTATGTGGTCTTCCCGGTGGCCATCTTCTCCGGCTGCGTTCTCGGCACGGTGGTCGCGATGCGCGGCTGGTGGCTGGCGCGGAACCGGGTCGAGGAGCAGGAGACGCTGGTCGCGGACGTGCGCGGCAAGCACACCGCGCTGGAGGAGCGGGCCCGGATCGCCCGCGAGCTCCACGACGTGGTGGCCCACCACATGTCGGTGATCGCGATCCAGGCCGAGGCCGCCCCGTACCGCGTCGACGACGCCCCGGAGGAGCTGACCCGCAGCTTCGGCACCATCCGGGAGAGCGCCGTCGAAGCCCTGTCCGAACTGCGCCGGGTGCTGGGCGTGCTGCGGTTCGAGGAGGCCGGCTCCCTGGGCGTACCGGACGCGCCACAGCCGGACCTGTCCCGCCTCGACGAACTCGTCCAGGGCGTACGGGAGGTGGGTCTGGACGTGGAGATCGCCCGCACGGGTGCGGAGCGGCCGCTGCCGCAGGGCGTGGAGCTGTCCGCGTACCGGATCGTCCAGGAGGCGCTGAGCAACGCGCTGCGGCACGCGCCGGGTTCACGGGTGCGGGTCGAGGTGGCGTACGTCCTGACCGGCCTCGGCCTGCGCATCGTCAACACGGCGCCGACCGGACCGGTGTCCCCGTCGCCGGGGATGGGCCACGGGGTGACGGGGATGCGGGAGCGGGCCGTGATGCTGGGCGGCGAACTGACGGCCGAACCGACCGCCGAGGGCGGCTACGAGGTCGCCGCCTTCCTGCCCGCCGGGCCGGTCGAGGACGAGGAGCGCGAGGCGCCCGCCGGGCGGCGCGGGGCGGGCGCGCGGGAGACCCGGCCGGGGCAGGTGCGGGAGCGGGAGCCGGAGCCGCGGCGCCCCGACGGTCCGGTGGGCCTGACCAAGACCGGCGCGGCGGGGCCGGCGCGGGGACGGACGTCCGCCGCCCGTGCGGACACCGCCGGCCGGCCCGAGAACGCCGGCCCCGGCGACCGGGCCGAGAGCGGGGAGAGCCCGGAGGACAGGCCGGAGCGGTCGGAGAGCCCGGAGAGCCCGGCCGGCGCCGATCGCGGCACCGGCCGTTCGGAGGAGCGCTCGTGA
- the pyrE gene encoding orotate phosphoribosyltransferase — protein MTDAREALLRQIKDKAVVHGKVTLSSGLEADFYIDLRRITLDGEAAPLAGQVMLDLTADLDYDAVGGLTLGADPVATSMMHAAAARGRRLDAFVVRKANKAHGLQRRIEGPDVKGRRVLIVEDTSTTGGSPLTAVEAAREAGAEVVAVAVIVERGAAGAIAEAGLPYYQAYGLDDLGL, from the coding sequence ATGACCGACGCGCGTGAAGCCCTGCTGCGGCAGATCAAGGACAAGGCCGTGGTGCACGGCAAGGTGACCCTCTCCTCGGGCCTGGAGGCCGACTTCTACATCGACCTCCGCCGGATCACCCTGGACGGTGAGGCCGCCCCGCTCGCCGGGCAGGTGATGCTGGACCTCACCGCCGATCTGGACTACGACGCGGTGGGCGGGCTGACGCTGGGCGCCGACCCGGTGGCGACGTCGATGATGCACGCGGCGGCGGCGCGCGGACGCCGGCTCGACGCCTTCGTGGTGCGGAAGGCGAACAAGGCCCACGGGCTGCAGCGGCGCATCGAGGGCCCGGACGTCAAGGGCCGCCGGGTGCTGATCGTCGAGGACACCTCCACCACCGGCGGGTCCCCGCTCACGGCCGTCGAGGCGGCGCGCGAGGCGGGGGCCGAGGTGGTGGCGGTCGCGGTGATCGTGGAGCGCGGCGCGGCGGGTGCGATCGCGGAGGCCGGACTGCCGTACTACCAGGCGTACGGGCTGGACGACCTCGGCCTCTGA
- a CDS encoding response regulator — MRVLIADDQAMVREGFSVLLGAQPGIEVVGEAVDGEQAAVRAARLRPDVVLMDVRMPGTNGLEATRRIAAEREEGGHPRVLILTTFDLDEYVYEALRAGASGFLLKDASARQLADAVRIVAAGEALLAPTVTKRLLAEFTRLGAPRAPRMDRIRDLTERETEVLALIAQGLSNGEIAVRLTVSEATVKTHVSRVLVKLGLRDRTQAAVFAYEIGLVTPGGSM, encoded by the coding sequence ATCCGCGTCCTGATCGCGGACGACCAGGCGATGGTCCGCGAGGGCTTCTCCGTCCTCCTCGGCGCCCAGCCCGGGATCGAGGTGGTCGGTGAGGCGGTGGACGGTGAGCAGGCGGCCGTGCGGGCGGCGCGGCTGCGGCCCGACGTGGTGCTGATGGACGTCCGGATGCCCGGCACCAACGGCCTGGAGGCCACCCGGCGGATCGCGGCCGAGCGCGAGGAGGGCGGTCACCCGCGCGTGCTCATCCTCACCACGTTCGACCTCGACGAGTACGTCTACGAGGCGCTGCGCGCCGGGGCCAGCGGCTTCCTCCTCAAGGACGCCTCGGCCCGTCAACTCGCCGACGCCGTACGGATCGTGGCGGCGGGCGAGGCCCTGCTGGCGCCGACCGTCACCAAGCGGCTGCTCGCCGAGTTCACCCGGCTCGGCGCCCCCCGCGCCCCGCGCATGGACCGCATCCGGGATCTCACCGAGCGCGAGACGGAGGTGCTGGCCCTCATCGCGCAGGGTCTCTCCAACGGGGAGATCGCGGTGCGGCTGACCGTCTCGGAGGCGACGGTGAAGACCCATGTGAGCCGCGTCCTCGTCAAACTCGGCCTGCGGGACCGCACCCAGGCCGCCGTCTTCGCGTACGAGATCGGCCTGGTCACCCCGGGCGGCAGCATGTGA
- a CDS encoding DUF2617 family protein — protein sequence MLTTLETAYSDTRAADLAWCLGKEALPALAVLDLRLGPAEVQLRLLGASHQVILREGESQCSETVACIPGSSTPLPLGAAESIGGWEYEFAARVETLSRGSFAGRAQELLALVADHPNGLAGTFPGDPHAFTAMLVQRCEGRVRWRTWHAYPQEGALVTTRTQVGARTMAPL from the coding sequence ATGCTCACCACTCTCGAAACCGCTTATTCCGACACCCGCGCAGCCGATCTCGCCTGGTGTCTAGGCAAGGAGGCACTGCCCGCGCTGGCCGTCCTCGATCTGCGGCTGGGCCCGGCGGAGGTGCAGTTGCGCCTGCTCGGGGCCTCCCACCAAGTGATCCTCAGGGAAGGGGAGAGCCAGTGCTCCGAGACGGTGGCCTGCATACCCGGCAGCAGCACCCCGCTGCCCCTCGGAGCCGCCGAGAGCATCGGCGGCTGGGAGTACGAGTTCGCGGCGCGCGTCGAGACGCTGTCGCGCGGGTCGTTCGCCGGCCGGGCGCAGGAGCTGCTGGCCCTGGTGGCCGACCACCCCAACGGCCTGGCCGGGACCTTCCCCGGCGATCCGCACGCCTTCACGGCGATGCTGGTCCAGCGGTGCGAGGGCCGGGTGCGGTGGCGCACCTGGCACGCGTATCCGCAGGAGGGGGCGCTCGTCACCACGCGCACCCAGGTCGGCGCCCGGACGATGGCCCCCCTGTAG
- a CDS encoding aldose 1-epimerase, which translates to MLAAGNAEVTVRPELGARLGSLRIDGTELLRQGPRYGSFPMVPWCGRTANGVFRDGAERHELPLNSPPHAIHGTGRDQVWRTVRADGTAAVFTYDLGDPWPYTGRVTQLVELADDALTLKMGVETYGNSFPAQAGWHPWFLRHLAGGNGAGEGVRISFDAAWQEERGEDHLPTGRRTDPRPGPWDDCFGMPDGVDVTLTWPERLELRITSRAEWVVVYDEQDEAVCVEPQSGPPNGLNTAPRLVTPIDPLEISTTWRWRRL; encoded by the coding sequence CTGCTGGCGGCGGGCAACGCCGAGGTGACCGTACGGCCCGAGCTGGGCGCCCGGCTCGGTTCGCTGCGGATCGACGGCACCGAACTCCTGAGACAGGGCCCCCGATACGGTTCCTTCCCCATGGTGCCGTGGTGCGGCCGGACCGCGAACGGCGTGTTCCGCGACGGCGCCGAGCGGCACGAACTCCCGCTCAACTCCCCGCCCCACGCCATCCACGGCACCGGCCGCGACCAGGTGTGGCGGACCGTCCGCGCGGACGGCACGGCGGCCGTCTTCACCTACGACCTGGGCGACCCCTGGCCGTACACCGGCCGCGTCACCCAGCTCGTGGAGCTCGCCGACGACGCGCTGACGCTGAAGATGGGCGTCGAGACCTACGGCAACTCCTTTCCGGCGCAGGCCGGCTGGCACCCCTGGTTCCTCCGCCACCTCGCCGGCGGAAACGGCGCGGGCGAGGGCGTGCGGATCTCCTTCGACGCCGCCTGGCAGGAGGAGCGCGGCGAGGACCACCTCCCGACCGGCCGCCGGACCGACCCGCGCCCCGGGCCCTGGGACGACTGCTTCGGTATGCCCGACGGCGTGGACGTCACCCTCACCTGGCCGGAGCGGCTGGAGCTGAGGATCACCAGCCGGGCCGAGTGGGTCGTGGTCTACGACGAGCAGGACGAGGCCGTGTGCGTCGAGCCGCAGTCGGGTCCGCCCAACGGCCTCAACACGGCCCCGCGCCTGGTGACCCCGATCGACCCGCTGGAGATCTCCACCACCTGGCGCTGGCGCCGGCTCTGA
- a CDS encoding tryptophan 2,3-dioxygenase family protein — translation MSAQHDLPEAGPETPNLDFQGTTPYEDYVKADVLTHLQHPLSDDPGEMVFLVTTQVMELWFTVIVHEWETAAQALRRDDLPTAMAALKRSEHELRALNASWEPLAHLTPAQFNAYRGALGEGSGFQSAMYRRMEFLLGDKSASMLVPHRGAPRVHAELEKALGEPGLYDEVLRLLARRGHAVPAEVLERDLTLRYDAHPAVEEVWARIYAGPQEDELVRLGEALTEVAELVWRWKNDHLVATRRAMGAKTGTGGSPGVSWLEKRARRNVFPELWTARSHV, via the coding sequence ATGTCGGCACAGCACGACCTGCCCGAAGCCGGTCCGGAGACCCCGAACCTCGACTTCCAGGGCACCACCCCCTACGAGGACTACGTCAAGGCGGACGTCCTCACCCACCTGCAGCACCCGCTCTCCGACGACCCGGGCGAGATGGTCTTCCTGGTGACCACCCAGGTCATGGAGCTGTGGTTCACCGTGATCGTCCACGAGTGGGAGACGGCCGCGCAGGCCCTCCGCCGGGACGACCTGCCCACCGCCATGGCGGCGCTCAAGCGGTCCGAGCACGAGCTGCGCGCCCTCAACGCCTCCTGGGAGCCGCTCGCGCACCTCACCCCGGCCCAGTTCAACGCCTACCGGGGCGCGCTCGGCGAGGGCTCCGGTTTCCAGTCCGCGATGTACCGGCGGATGGAGTTTCTGCTCGGCGACAAGTCGGCGTCCATGCTCGTGCCGCACCGGGGCGCGCCCCGCGTCCACGCCGAGCTGGAGAAGGCGCTCGGCGAGCCCGGCCTCTACGACGAGGTGCTGCGGCTGCTCGCCCGGCGCGGCCACGCCGTCCCCGCCGAGGTCCTCGAACGCGACCTCACGCTGCGCTATGACGCCCACCCGGCCGTCGAGGAGGTCTGGGCGCGGATCTACGCCGGCCCCCAGGAGGACGAACTGGTGCGGCTGGGCGAGGCGCTGACGGAGGTCGCCGAGCTGGTGTGGCGCTGGAAGAACGACCATCTGGTGGCGACCCGGCGGGCGATGGGCGCCAAGACCGGCACCGGCGGCTCCCCGGGCGTCTCCTGGCTGGAGAAGCGGGCCCGCAGGAACGTCTTCCCCGAGCTGTGGACCGCCCGCAGCCATGTCTGA
- a CDS encoding DUF3151 domain-containing protein, which yields MATHENLLGGPPPTRLPDDPEPRELLASGSAPAEVAAKYPSSSLAWAQLADEAYENGRVVESYAYARTGYHRGLDSLRRNGWKGHGPVPFEHEPNRGFLRSLHALARAAQAIGEQEEYERCSTFLRESSPTAAETLG from the coding sequence ATGGCCACACACGAGAACCTGCTCGGGGGACCGCCCCCGACCCGCCTGCCCGACGACCCGGAGCCCCGCGAACTGCTCGCCTCCGGCTCGGCCCCCGCCGAGGTCGCCGCGAAGTACCCGTCCTCCTCGCTGGCCTGGGCCCAGCTCGCCGACGAGGCGTACGAGAACGGCCGCGTCGTCGAGTCGTATGCCTACGCCCGCACCGGCTACCACCGGGGACTGGACTCCCTGCGCCGCAACGGCTGGAAGGGCCACGGGCCGGTCCCGTTCGAGCACGAGCCGAACAGGGGCTTCCTGCGCTCCCTGCACGCCCTCGCCCGCGCCGCCCAGGCGATCGGTGAGCAGGAGGAGTACGAGCGGTGCAGCACCTTCCTGCGTGAGTCCTCCCCGACCGCCGCCGAGACCCTCGGCTGA
- a CDS encoding alpha/beta hydrolase, with the protein MTAPDNGPGGRPRVPAGAAPDDGPAGRSPGESAEAVRAATAGHVTEAVRADGGAGATGHTAAEAVRAAAEAEEGALLGLAPRAPHRTVRYGPHPSQLIDYHLPDGTPGLRVTILHGGFWREAYDRTHLSPLAAALAREGCAVALAEYRRVGGGGGWPATFEDVSRIVVTAWGEQDPRDGGPDGAPRAGSKRSGRSGRSGRSGRAGGAAVERAGRPGVTAVGRDGRARHVLLGHSAGGHLALWAASMRTAAGAAGGGGTSGAGTYGTPAAPDRVVAVSPVAALGRAHERDLSRGAVAGLLGGPGAVAELLPLADPLLLPPPVVPVTILHGTADPDVPLALSREYAAVMRRAGARVELRERPGGGHYAPLTPGTGAFRELLDALRGLPPEPSPG; encoded by the coding sequence ATGACCGCACCGGACAACGGCCCCGGCGGGCGCCCTCGGGTGCCTGCCGGGGCGGCCCCCGACGACGGCCCGGCCGGCCGCTCCCCCGGAGAATCCGCGGAAGCCGTCCGGGCCGCCACGGCCGGCCATGTCACGGAAGCCGTCCGGGCCGACGGGGGAGCCGGTGCCACCGGCCACACCGCCGCCGAGGCCGTCCGTGCCGCCGCCGAGGCGGAGGAGGGCGCGCTGCTCGGCCTGGCGCCCCGGGCGCCGCACCGAACCGTGCGCTACGGCCCGCACCCGTCCCAGCTGATCGACTACCACCTGCCGGACGGCACCCCCGGACTCCGGGTGACGATCCTGCACGGCGGGTTCTGGCGCGAGGCGTACGACCGCACGCATCTGTCGCCGCTCGCCGCCGCGCTGGCCCGGGAGGGCTGCGCGGTGGCGCTGGCCGAGTACCGCCGGGTCGGGGGCGGCGGCGGCTGGCCCGCCACGTTCGAGGACGTTTCCCGGATCGTCGTCACGGCATGGGGCGAGCAGGACCCCCGGGACGGCGGGCCCGACGGCGCCCCGCGCGCCGGCTCGAAGCGCTCCGGCCGCTCCGGCCGCTCCGGCCGCTCCGGCCGCGCCGGGGGAGCCGCCGTGGAGCGTGCGGGGCGCCCCGGCGTTACGGCCGTCGGGCGGGACGGCCGTGCGCGTCACGTCCTGCTCGGGCACTCCGCCGGCGGGCACCTCGCCCTCTGGGCGGCCTCCATGCGCACGGCCGCGGGCGCCGCGGGCGGAGGCGGGACATCCGGAGCCGGGACGTACGGAACCCCGGCCGCCCCGGACCGAGTCGTGGCCGTCTCGCCGGTCGCCGCGCTGGGGCGGGCCCATGAGCGGGACCTGAGCCGGGGAGCGGTCGCCGGGCTGCTCGGCGGCCCCGGTGCCGTGGCGGAACTCCTGCCGCTGGCCGACCCGTTGCTGCTGCCTCCCCCGGTGGTGCCGGTGACGATCCTGCACGGCACCGCCGACCCGGACGTCCCCCTCGCCCTCTCCCGCGAGTACGCCGCCGTCATGCGCCGGGCCGGTGCGCGGGTGGAGCTGCGGGAGCGTCCCGGCGGCGGGCACTACGCACCGCTCACCCCGGGCACCGGCGCCTTCCGCGAGCTGCTGGACGCGCTGCGGGGCCTCCCACCGGAGCCCTCCCCCGGGTGA